One window of Nicotiana tomentosiformis chromosome 11, ASM39032v3, whole genome shotgun sequence genomic DNA carries:
- the LOC104111262 gene encoding nicotine N-demethylase CYP82E3-like: MVSPVEAIVGLVTLTLLFYFLWPKKFQIPSKPLPPKIPGGWPVIGHLFYFDDDGDDRPLARKLGDLADKYGPVFTFRLGLPLVLVVSSYEAVKDCFSTNDAIFSNRPAFLYGEYLGYNNAMLFLTKYGPYWRKNRKLVIQEVLSASRLEKLKHVRFGKIQTSIKNLYTRIDGNSSTINLTDWLEELNFGLIVKMIAGKNYESGKGDEQVERFRKAFKDFIILSMEFVLWDAFPIPLFKWVDFQGHVKAMKRTFKDIDSVFQNWLEEHVKKREKMEVNAQGNEQDFIDVVLSKMSNEYLDEGYSRDTVIKATVFSLVLDAADTVALHMNWGMALLINNQHALKKAQEEIDKKVGKERWVEESDIKDLVYLQAIVKEVLRLYPPGPLLVPHENVEDCVVSGYHIPKGTRLFANVMKLQRDPKLWSNPDKFDPERFFADDIDYRGQHYEFIPFGSGRRSCPGMTYALQVEHLTIAHLIQGFNYKTPNDEPLDMKEGAGLTIRKVNPVEVTITARLAPELY; encoded by the exons ATGGTTTCTCCCGTAGAAGCCATTGTAGGACTAGTAACCCTTACACTTCTCTTCTACTTcctatggcccaaaaaatttcaaATACCTTCAAAACCATTACCACCGAAAATTCCCGGAGGGTGGCCGGTAATCGGCCATCTTTTCTACTTCGATGATGACGGCGACGACCGTCCATTAGCTCGAAAACTCGGAGACTTAGCTGACAAATACGGCCCGGTTTTCACTTTCCGGCTAGGCCTTCCGCTTGTGTTAGTTGTAAGCAGTTACGAAGCTGTAAAAGACTGCTTCTCTACAAATGACGCCATTTTCTCCAATCGTCCAGCCTTTCTTTACGGTGAATACCTTGGCTACAATAATGCCATGCTATTTTTGACAAAATACGGACCTTATTGgcgaaaaaatagaaaattagTCATTCAGGAAGTTCTCTCTGCTAGTCGTCTCGAAAAATTGAAGCACGTGAGATTTGGTAAAATTCAAACGAGCATTAAGAATTTATACACTCGAATTGATGGAAATTCGAGTACGATAAATCTAACCGATTGGTTAGAAGAATTGAATTTTGGTCTGATCGTGAAAATGATCGCTGGGAAAAATTATGAATCCGGTAAAGGAGATGAACAAGTGGAGAGATTTAGGAAAGCGTTTaaggattttataattttatcaatGGAGTTTGTGTTATGGGATGCTTTTCCAATTCCATTGTTCAAATGGGTGGATTTTCAAGGCCATGTTAAGGCCATGAAAAGGACATTTAAGGATATAGATTCTGTTTTTCAGAATTGGTTAGAGGAACATgtcaagaaaagagaaaaaatggAGGTTAATGCACAAGGGAATGAACAAGATTTCATTGATGTGGTGCTTTCAAAAATGAGTAATGAATATCTTGATGAAGGTTACTCTCGTGATACTGTCATAAAAGCAACAGTGTTT AGTTTGGTCTTGGATGCTGCGGACACAGTTGCTCTTCACATGAATTGGGGAATGGCATTACTGATAAACAATCAACATGCCTTGAAGAAAGCACAAGAAGAGATCGATAAAAAAGTTGGTAAGGAAAGATGGGTAGAAGAGAGTGATATTAAGGATTTGGTATACCTCCAAGCTATTGTTAAAGAAGTGTTACGATTATATCCACCGGGACCTTTATTAGTACCTCATGAAAATGTAGAGGATTGTGTTGTTAGTGGATATCACATTCCTAAAGGGACTAGACTATTCGCGAATGTTATGAAATTGCAACGCGATCCTAAACTCTGGTCAAATCCTGATAAGTTTGATCCAGAGAGATTCTTCGCTGATGATATTGACTACCGTGGTCAGCACTATGAGTTTATCCCATTTGGTTCTGGAAGACGATCTTGTCCGGGGATGACTTATGCATTACAAGTGGAACACCTAACAATAGCACATTTGATCCAGGGTTTCaattacaaaactccaaatgacgaGCCCTTGGATATGAAGGAAGGTGCAGGATTAACTATACGTAAAGTAAATCCTGTAGAAGTGACAATTACGGCTCGCCTGGCACCTGAGCTTTATTAA